Proteins encoded together in one Clostridia bacterium window:
- a CDS encoding flagellar hook protein FlgE, which translates to MMRSMFAGVSGTRAHQVRMDVIGNNIANVNTVGFKYGRATFQDMLSQTLRGASSPKGKRGGIDPMQVGMGVSLRSVDIVFTPGNLESTGKLTDMAIQGNGFFVVRDASDALLFTRDGAFKIDAFGQLTHPATGYQVQGWMADASGKVDSKGEPEAISIPLGTSMNATATSEVGFVGNLDAGAATAASSDAAIPVYDSLGEQHTVRVSFTKTANPREWTWNATFDGGAGSVGSGTITFKNDGKFDSVTPTPSTVSVASLPNGAKALSIDMDFSALSQYGQASSVSWSHQNGFPAGSLETFNIDDRGIITGVYSNGQYDVIAQMALASFANSEGLMRAAGNMFVQTTNSGTAQVGEAAMGGRGSILGTTLEMSNVDLAREFTDMIVTQRGFQANSRVITSADEMLQELLSLKR; encoded by the coding sequence ATGATGCGTTCAATGTTCGCGGGCGTTTCTGGAACTCGCGCTCATCAGGTGCGAATGGACGTGATCGGGAACAACATCGCCAACGTGAACACCGTCGGTTTCAAGTATGGAAGGGCGACTTTTCAGGACATGCTTTCGCAGACTCTCAGAGGCGCGAGCAGCCCGAAGGGGAAGAGGGGCGGAATCGACCCGATGCAAGTGGGTATGGGCGTGTCCCTGCGATCCGTCGATATAGTGTTCACCCCGGGGAACCTGGAGTCGACCGGGAAACTCACTGACATGGCGATTCAGGGGAACGGGTTCTTCGTGGTTCGCGATGCCTCTGATGCCCTTCTGTTCACGAGGGATGGGGCGTTCAAGATCGATGCCTTCGGGCAGCTCACTCATCCGGCGACAGGCTACCAAGTCCAGGGATGGATGGCCGATGCCTCTGGGAAAGTCGATTCAAAAGGCGAGCCTGAGGCCATCTCGATACCTCTAGGAACAAGCATGAACGCAACTGCAACATCTGAGGTTGGATTCGTGGGCAACCTCGATGCAGGCGCCGCGACTGCTGCCTCGTCGGATGCGGCGATTCCGGTGTACGATTCCCTAGGGGAGCAGCACACTGTGAGGGTCAGCTTTACGAAGACAGCGAATCCAAGGGAATGGACATGGAACGCCACCTTCGACGGCGGCGCCGGATCGGTCGGGAGTGGGACGATTACGTTCAAGAATGACGGCAAATTCGACTCTGTCACACCTACACCTTCCACCGTGTCTGTTGCGAGCCTTCCCAACGGGGCAAAGGCTCTATCTATCGACATGGACTTCAGTGCGCTCAGCCAGTACGGGCAGGCTTCATCTGTGAGCTGGAGCCATCAGAACGGGTTCCCAGCCGGCTCGCTGGAGACCTTCAACATCGACGACCGTGGGATCATCACGGGCGTGTACTCAAATGGGCAGTATGATGTGATCGCTCAGATGGCTCTGGCATCGTTTGCAAACTCAGAAGGCCTGATGCGTGCGGCCGGAAACATGTTTGTGCAGACGACGAACTCTGGAACTGCTCAGGTGGGCGAGGCCGCCATGGGTGGCCGCGGCTCGATACTTGGCACTACTCTGGAGATGTCCAACGTCGACTTGGCCAGGGAGTTCACGGACATGATCGTTACCCAGAGGGGATTCCAGGCAAACTCCAGGGTGATCACGTCAGCTGATGAGATGCTTCAAGAGCTTCTGTCGCTCAAACGGTAA
- a CDS encoding flagellar FlbD family protein, which yields MISVTKLNGSPIFINAELIESIAATPDTVITLTTGTKLIVSEPVDRLIDDIIHYHRLINRRAVIVRNWADRSR from the coding sequence GTGATAAGTGTAACCAAACTGAACGGTTCGCCGATATTCATTAATGCGGAACTGATAGAGTCGATTGCCGCCACTCCTGATACGGTGATCACGCTTACTACGGGAACAAAGCTGATCGTATCGGAGCCGGTTGATCGGCTAATCGACGACATCATCCACTACCACCGCCTTATCAACCGGCGCGCGGTAATCGTCCGGAACTGGGCGGATAGATCGAGGTAG
- a CDS encoding motility protein A, with protein MDISTIIGFVSGTFFIIWAIMQSKVGLGPFWDFPSVLITIGGSAAAVMICFPLSALKELPKMMMIAFKPGTYNPRSVIEKIVELAEKARREGLLALEDSIAGADDLFLKRGIQLIVDGTDPELVRDILETDLNYIEDRHKSGKSIFDAITAYAPAYGMIGTLIGLVQMLRSLDDPSQIGPAMAVALVTTFYGAIVANFISGPVGAKLAIRNSEEIQFREMMLEGILSIQSGENPRIVEEKLMGFLAPRERTMAAKEAETRRGGRGQAAGTVAEETGGGVTGR; from the coding sequence ATGGACATTTCGACCATCATCGGATTCGTGTCAGGGACGTTCTTCATAATATGGGCGATCATGCAGAGCAAGGTTGGGCTCGGGCCGTTCTGGGATTTCCCCTCGGTTCTGATCACAATCGGGGGCTCGGCGGCCGCCGTCATGATCTGCTTTCCGCTGTCCGCACTTAAGGAACTCCCCAAGATGATGATGATCGCTTTCAAGCCGGGCACTTACAATCCACGCAGTGTAATAGAGAAGATAGTGGAACTCGCTGAGAAGGCCAGGCGCGAGGGCCTTCTCGCACTCGAGGATAGTATCGCCGGCGCCGACGACCTGTTCCTGAAGAGAGGAATACAGCTTATAGTCGATGGCACAGACCCCGAACTGGTCCGCGACATTCTGGAGACTGATCTGAACTACATTGAGGACAGGCACAAGTCGGGCAAGAGCATATTCGATGCCATTACGGCCTATGCGCCCGCCTATGGCATGATAGGAACGCTCATAGGCCTGGTGCAGATGCTGCGATCCCTTGACGATCCAAGCCAAATCGGGCCCGCCATGGCCGTAGCCTTGGTGACCACATTCTACGGTGCGATTGTCGCCAACTTCATCAGCGGTCCAGTCGGCGCCAAGCTTGCGATAAGAAACTCCGAGGAAATCCAGTTCCGTGAGATGATGTTGGAGGGCATTCTCTCCATCCAATCGGGCGAGAACCCCAGAATCGTGGAGGAGAAACTGATGGGATTCCTCGCTCCTCGCGAGCGCACGATGGCGGCCAAGGAAGCGGAGACGCGCCGTGGCGGCCGGGGGCAGGCGGCTGGAACCGTGGCTGAAGAGACTGGCGGAGGCGTGACTGGTCGATGA
- a CDS encoding flagellar motor protein MotB yields MGRHKKEDPPSAGAPLWVTTYGDMMSLLLTFFILLYSFSVLDLQRFRQAMISLQRAFGVLPGGTAVLDPGSIPIQPEPPPPEAMDEYVDDGGGQETMDELGLLQVELTQYLAVQGLAGRVKVEMTKRGLLIRFTDTVLFDLGRAELRSDSRKLLKDMAQFIAPIKNAVIVEGHTDNLRLRPEAQFATNWELSTARATTVVRYFVEGLSMKPGRFSAAGYGEYHPIMPNDIDANRALNRRVDLVIIASE; encoded by the coding sequence ATGGGCAGACACAAGAAGGAAGATCCGCCGAGCGCCGGCGCTCCCCTATGGGTTACGACGTATGGGGACATGATGTCATTGCTTCTTACGTTCTTCATCCTGCTGTACTCATTCTCTGTTCTGGATCTCCAGCGTTTCAGGCAGGCGATGATATCGCTTCAGCGGGCGTTCGGCGTCCTGCCGGGGGGAACTGCAGTGCTTGACCCTGGATCGATCCCCATTCAGCCAGAGCCGCCTCCGCCGGAGGCCATGGATGAGTACGTTGACGATGGGGGCGGACAGGAGACAATGGACGAGCTGGGTCTTCTGCAGGTGGAGCTCACCCAGTACCTGGCCGTACAGGGGCTTGCCGGCAGGGTAAAGGTGGAGATGACGAAACGGGGCCTCCTAATCCGTTTCACCGACACTGTTCTGTTCGACTTGGGCCGGGCGGAATTGCGTTCCGATTCGAGGAAGCTTCTCAAAGACATGGCGCAGTTCATAGCGCCCATCAAGAATGCTGTGATCGTTGAGGGCCACACCGACAACCTACGTCTTCGCCCGGAGGCTCAGTTCGCTACCAACTGGGAGCTTTCCACTGCACGTGCAACTACGGTCGTGCGGTACTTCGTAGAGGGCCTGAGCATGAAACCTGGTCGATTCTCTGCGGCTGGCTACGGCGAGTATCATCCGATCATGCCGAACGACATTGATGCCAATCGTGCCCTGAACAGGCGCGTTGACCTAGTGATAATCGCATCCGAATGA
- a CDS encoding flagellar basal body-associated FliL family protein — translation MAKGGPGKASKTLVTVITVLVLLIAAGTVGYVIVRGKPAKGDPGSNGASNKAGSNTDSVEAELGPMYAFETFIVNVAEAMNRRYLKCALTMELDNAAGTAEAVARVALLRDAVIDILSAKTMAELEPGPARDELRRALAKKLDSVMTESRVRRVFFSEFVVQ, via the coding sequence ATGGCCAAAGGAGGGCCGGGCAAGGCAAGCAAGACATTGGTCACTGTGATTACGGTACTGGTGCTGCTCATTGCAGCGGGAACTGTCGGCTACGTCATAGTCCGTGGCAAACCGGCGAAGGGAGATCCAGGATCCAACGGGGCTTCGAACAAAGCCGGATCTAACACAGACTCGGTCGAGGCGGAACTAGGACCCATGTACGCGTTTGAGACCTTCATCGTGAATGTGGCAGAGGCGATGAACCGCAGGTACCTCAAGTGCGCCCTCACCATGGAGCTGGATAATGCCGCTGGCACGGCCGAGGCAGTGGCGAGAGTCGCACTACTGCGCGATGCGGTGATCGATATCCTGTCGGCGAAGACCATGGCGGAACTGGAGCCTGGGCCTGCAAGGGACGAGCTCAGGCGGGCGCTGGCGAAGAAGCTCGATTCCGTGATGACAGAATCCCGCGTTCGGCGGGTGTTCTTTAGCGAGTTTGTCGTGCAATGA
- the fliM gene encoding flagellar motor switch protein FliM: MTEVLTQEEINALLTQFSKTDEAVEPREGAIDGKTYRVYDFKRPNRFSRDQLRTIHMLHETFARYFATTLSAHLRTPVKVTLTDVQQRIYDEYMSSMRAPAVLYVFTPEPLDGQAVMEFNPYIVFIMIDRLMGGPGRVRGKIRELTEIEENLVRAIVLRSMDDLREAWDPMLRFDPHIDRYESNPQFAQIVSPNDTVVLMTFDVKVGDASGSMSICMPHSTLQPVLQKLNAQQWYQKGGKISSEKSTSAIAAGLDNVKVPVIAVLGKASVPMREMLDLQVGDLIRLDERSSGNLTVIVGQTPKFIGIPGLVGKSCAVQVIDRAGDQVKGSIQTERRESQ, from the coding sequence GTGACTGAAGTACTGACCCAGGAGGAGATCAATGCTCTCCTCACTCAGTTCTCGAAAACTGATGAGGCGGTCGAACCGAGGGAGGGCGCCATCGATGGCAAGACGTACCGGGTGTACGACTTCAAGCGCCCCAACAGATTCTCCCGGGATCAGCTCAGAACTATACACATGTTGCATGAGACGTTTGCCCGGTATTTCGCCACAACACTCTCTGCACACCTGCGCACGCCGGTGAAGGTTACCCTCACCGACGTGCAGCAGCGCATATACGACGAGTACATGTCGTCGATGAGAGCGCCTGCCGTTCTCTACGTGTTCACGCCAGAACCCCTGGACGGACAGGCTGTGATGGAATTCAACCCGTACATCGTCTTCATCATGATCGACAGGCTCATGGGCGGACCAGGGCGAGTGAGAGGCAAGATCCGGGAACTCACGGAGATCGAGGAGAACCTGGTCAGAGCCATAGTTCTTCGGTCAATGGATGACCTGAGGGAGGCCTGGGACCCCATGCTCAGGTTTGACCCGCATATCGACAGATACGAATCCAACCCGCAATTCGCGCAGATCGTATCGCCCAATGACACTGTGGTTCTCATGACATTCGATGTCAAAGTGGGAGATGCTTCAGGATCGATGAGCATCTGCATGCCCCACTCCACACTCCAGCCTGTTCTTCAGAAACTCAATGCCCAGCAGTGGTACCAGAAGGGCGGCAAGATAAGCTCTGAAAAGTCCACTAGTGCGATAGCCGCTGGGCTCGATAATGTGAAGGTCCCGGTTATCGCCGTGCTCGGCAAGGCTTCAGTGCCCATGCGTGAGATGCTCGATTTGCAGGTTGGAGATCTGATACGTCTCGATGAGCGTTCATCGGGGAACCTCACGGTGATCGTGGGGCAGACTCCGAAGTTCATCGGAATACCGGGGCTTGTTGGCAAGAGTTGCGCAGTTCAGGTCATCGATAGGGCGGGAGACCAAGTGAAAGGAAGCATTCAAACGGAGAGGCGGGAGTCGCAATGA
- a CDS encoding flagellar biosynthetic protein FliO, producing the protein MQESTGQLLLRTGGALVVVIGLIYFTAYLGRRAQAAGLIRGSARRRRIMVVDTARIGPDAYLHLVEVDGRTVLVAVNRGCVAFAPGDHSAGKDSCACPAGAGGIGMGASKHSDSSDVADGGVRAE; encoded by the coding sequence ATGCAGGAGAGTACTGGGCAACTGCTGCTTCGGACCGGGGGCGCTCTGGTCGTAGTCATCGGACTCATCTACTTCACGGCCTACCTGGGCAGACGTGCGCAGGCTGCCGGGCTGATCAGGGGGTCGGCACGGAGAAGGCGCATCATGGTGGTGGATACGGCGCGAATCGGGCCTGATGCATATCTCCACCTGGTCGAGGTGGACGGGAGGACGGTCCTGGTGGCAGTGAACCGTGGGTGTGTGGCCTTTGCGCCTGGAGATCACAGCGCCGGGAAGGATTCCTGCGCCTGCCCCGCCGGCGCCGGAGGAATTGGCATGGGCGCTTCAAAACATTCGGATTCCTCTGATGTCGCAGACGGCGGGGTGAGGGCTGAATGA
- the fliP gene encoding flagellar type III secretion system pore protein FliP (The bacterial flagellar biogenesis protein FliP forms a type III secretion system (T3SS)-type pore required for flagellar assembly.), whose translation MAAECAPLRIPGMSLAIDTADNPKEVAGALQILALLTVLTLVPSILLMMTSFTRIAIVLSFVRSSMGTQQVPPNQVLIGLALFITLFVMMPVFDQMNREALQPYMAGKLKQEEALAKAAGPIRTFMLKQTREKDLALFVDLAGLKQPNKPDDLPLHVVIPAFMISELKTAFQMGFVIFIPFLVVDMLVSSILMSMGMMMLPPVLISLPFKVLLFVLVDGWALVVKSLVESFVR comes from the coding sequence ATGGCGGCTGAGTGTGCGCCTCTTCGGATACCCGGGATGAGCCTCGCCATCGATACCGCCGACAATCCGAAGGAGGTCGCGGGCGCCCTTCAGATACTGGCGCTTCTGACTGTGTTGACGCTCGTGCCTTCCATACTGTTGATGATGACTTCATTCACGCGGATCGCCATAGTGCTGTCGTTCGTTCGATCTTCCATGGGGACTCAGCAGGTCCCCCCGAACCAGGTGCTCATCGGCTTAGCCCTTTTCATCACCTTGTTCGTGATGATGCCAGTGTTCGACCAGATGAACCGGGAGGCGCTACAGCCGTATATGGCGGGGAAGCTCAAGCAGGAGGAGGCGCTGGCCAAGGCCGCAGGCCCGATCCGCACCTTCATGCTGAAGCAGACTCGCGAGAAGGATCTTGCGCTGTTCGTGGATCTGGCAGGGCTAAAGCAGCCCAACAAGCCAGATGACCTTCCCCTTCACGTGGTGATTCCGGCATTCATGATCAGCGAACTCAAGACGGCTTTCCAGATGGGATTCGTAATCTTCATACCATTTCTTGTCGTCGATATGCTGGTGTCCAGCATCCTGATGTCCATGGGTATGATGATGCTGCCGCCCGTGCTGATATCCCTCCCATTCAAGGTGCTCCTGTTTGTGCTTGTGGATGGATGGGCGCTCGTCGTTAAGTCCCTTGTCGAGAGCTTCGTGCGGTAA
- the fliQ gene encoding flagellar biosynthesis protein FliQ: protein MNEATVTSIAVQALAVAFKVSAPVLLTALVVGIVVSVLQAATQIQEMTLTFVPKVLAIAAVMLLAGPWIMRTMVGFTRDLFGMMTTLAK, encoded by the coding sequence ATGAACGAGGCTACGGTAACATCAATAGCTGTTCAGGCACTCGCCGTGGCGTTCAAGGTGAGCGCGCCAGTGCTCCTCACTGCACTTGTCGTTGGCATAGTGGTGTCGGTTCTCCAGGCTGCCACGCAGATCCAGGAGATGACCCTAACGTTTGTCCCGAAGGTGCTTGCTATCGCTGCGGTCATGCTTCTTGCTGGTCCATGGATAATGAGGACCATGGTGGGATTCACGAGGGACTTGTTCGGCATGATGACGACTTTGGCTAAGTAG
- the fliR gene encoding flagellar biosynthetic protein FliR yields the protein MHGATIGLSERDFLIFLLVLVRMTGLFVIAPVFGHASLPRQVKVGLAVASAIFVFPSVLGSNSQAPGDTAELALMVGRELLVGTVIGYIALLIFAATQMAGELVDTQIGFGLANIVDPSFGGQVTVIGQYQFLIATMLYLTVNGHHILVGAIVRSYGAVPLGSASIGPELLTLIIAKFSELLKIAARMAIPAVACLIITEIALGVLARSVPQMNVLMVGFPLKIIVGFVVMGLAAPAICGYMQGVFGRLPESLSAVLRSF from the coding sequence ATGCACGGGGCGACTATCGGCCTTTCTGAACGGGATTTTCTCATATTCCTGCTGGTGCTTGTGAGGATGACCGGCCTCTTCGTCATCGCCCCTGTGTTCGGCCATGCCAGCCTGCCGCGGCAGGTCAAGGTGGGCTTGGCAGTCGCAAGCGCCATCTTCGTGTTTCCTTCGGTGTTGGGGTCGAATTCCCAGGCGCCAGGCGATACTGCTGAGCTAGCCCTTATGGTCGGACGCGAACTACTGGTGGGGACCGTGATCGGATATATCGCACTCCTCATATTCGCCGCGACTCAGATGGCAGGTGAGCTCGTAGATACGCAGATCGGATTCGGGCTTGCGAACATAGTGGACCCATCATTCGGAGGGCAGGTCACTGTCATCGGCCAGTACCAGTTCCTGATCGCGACGATGCTCTACCTGACTGTGAACGGACATCACATTCTAGTGGGCGCGATCGTGAGGAGCTACGGCGCAGTGCCCTTGGGAAGCGCGAGTATTGGCCCGGAACTCCTGACTCTTATCATTGCGAAGTTCTCGGAACTGCTCAAGATCGCAGCGAGAATGGCGATCCCGGCAGTGGCATGCCTGATAATCACCGAGATTGCCCTTGGCGTGCTGGCGCGGTCTGTCCCCCAGATGAACGTGCTGATGGTGGGGTTTCCCCTCAAGATCATCGTCGGTTTCGTCGTCATGGGGTTGGCGGCGCCGGCTATCTGTGGGTACATGCAGGGGGTGTTCGGGAGACTTCCGGAATCCCTCAGCGCGGTACTGAGATCGTTCTGA
- the flhB gene encoding flagellar biosynthesis protein FlhB: MAGEDRTEQATPRRREESRKKGQVARSAELSAALNFIVCLYVLQSSFSFASRTLASFMSASMSGLAMADLSDAASLSILGNALITVLMAAAPIVLAAMITGVAASVAQVGLLLTPQAFTPQLSRIDPLAGFGRMFSKRAVVEMLKAVAKAIVIGYFGYTGLRARMPDLVMAASMDLGEGLATAGNTAMYVGTHMAIPLLTLGAIDYAYQKIELERNLRMTKQELKEELRQQEGDPLIRSRIRQRQRQIATRRMMQDVKTADVVVTNPTHYAVAVKYDQEKMNAPRVVAKGQRLIALRIREIAQEAGVPIVENPPVAQALYHSVEIGREVPPELYRAVAEILAFVFKLAKERGASAGGANARSNPQGDTQVSGSGDGEEGSNGWLI; this comes from the coding sequence TTGGCGGGAGAAGACAGGACAGAGCAAGCAACACCACGAAGGCGCGAAGAGTCGCGCAAGAAGGGGCAGGTGGCCAGGAGCGCAGAGCTATCCGCCGCCCTCAACTTCATTGTGTGCCTGTATGTGCTGCAGTCCTCCTTCTCGTTCGCCAGCCGGACCCTTGCGAGCTTCATGTCGGCCAGTATGTCGGGGCTTGCCATGGCGGACCTATCCGATGCTGCAAGCCTATCGATTCTGGGCAATGCGCTCATTACAGTCCTGATGGCCGCCGCGCCAATCGTGCTTGCGGCCATGATCACCGGGGTTGCGGCGAGTGTGGCTCAAGTAGGCCTCCTGCTCACTCCGCAGGCATTCACCCCGCAGCTTTCCAGGATCGATCCCTTGGCCGGATTCGGGCGCATGTTCTCCAAGCGGGCCGTGGTGGAGATGCTCAAAGCCGTGGCAAAGGCGATCGTGATCGGCTACTTCGGTTACACGGGGCTCAGGGCTAGGATGCCTGATCTGGTCATGGCGGCGTCGATGGATCTGGGTGAGGGGTTGGCGACCGCAGGCAACACAGCCATGTATGTTGGAACCCACATGGCCATCCCACTGCTCACCCTTGGAGCTATCGACTATGCATATCAGAAGATCGAACTGGAGCGAAACCTTCGGATGACCAAACAGGAGCTCAAGGAGGAACTTCGGCAGCAGGAAGGCGACCCGCTCATTCGCTCCAGGATCAGGCAGCGCCAGAGGCAGATAGCGACCCGCAGGATGATGCAGGACGTGAAGACCGCGGACGTGGTCGTGACTAACCCGACCCACTATGCGGTGGCAGTGAAGTACGATCAGGAGAAGATGAACGCACCGCGGGTGGTTGCCAAAGGCCAGCGGCTGATCGCGCTGAGAATTCGTGAGATTGCGCAGGAAGCTGGAGTGCCGATTGTGGAGAATCCTCCAGTCGCACAGGCTCTGTACCATTCAGTGGAGATCGGACGGGAGGTCCCCCCAGAGCTATACCGGGCGGTTGCCGAGATCCTGGCCTTCGTTTTCAAGCTTGCCAAGGAGAGAGGGGCCTCAGCCGGAGGCGCCAATGCGCGTTCGAATCCGCAGGGCGACACTCAGGTCAGCGGAAGTGGGGATGGAGAGGAGGGGAGCAACGGATGGCTGATCTAG
- the flhA gene encoding flagellar biosynthesis protein FlhA codes for MADLGQGENAGAGTGAGTNALSALLQYLKGGDIAMAAIVMATVMMMVVPIPSIILDILLALNLAFSLAILLVTMYITEPLEFSVFPSLLLIVTLFRLSLNVSATKLILLKGNAGSVIEAFGNFVVGGNYIVGLVIFLILVIIQFVVITNGAGRVAEVAARFTLDAMPGKQMSIDADLNAGMITEDQARRRRLKIQQEADFYGAMDGSSKFVRGDAIAGIIIIAINIVGGILIGIVQLGIPAMEAFERFALLTVGDGLVNQIPALLISTATGIVVTRAASESDLGHDFQAQMLAQPKAVGIAAVLLFAIGLVPGLPKVPFLLLGGTAAWYAYGLAKKAKEKEEGPPDEGVPVRPTSDEGEDVMALLRVETMELNFGYALIPLVDVDQGGDLKDRVAAVRRQIALELGILVPSVRIRDGVQARPNEYIVKIKGVEVARGEVIPDCFMAMNPGTATGDIDGSPTREPAFGLPAVWVAGARRSEAEMMGYTVVDPASVIATHLSEIIKAHAPELLSRQDTRNLVDNVKKTSPAVVEELIPAQMSVGEVQRVLQNLVRERISIRDLTTILEALGDASGAYKDVDALTEYVRSRLGRSICAQYAGPDGMSVLTIEPSLEQQLLESLDITEHGAYLAPEPKVYRALMSSLASESERMAASGLQPMVLTASNLRPHFRRLIERAAPAVVVLSYTEVVPEVRVNAVGMVSLGNAG; via the coding sequence ATGGCTGATCTAGGGCAGGGCGAAAACGCAGGCGCAGGAACTGGGGCTGGAACGAACGCACTGTCGGCGTTGCTCCAGTATCTCAAGGGCGGCGATATCGCCATGGCGGCCATCGTCATGGCCACGGTCATGATGATGGTTGTCCCGATTCCATCGATTATCCTCGATATTCTACTTGCGCTGAACCTCGCGTTCTCGCTTGCGATACTTCTTGTGACAATGTACATCACTGAACCCCTTGAGTTCTCTGTCTTTCCATCGCTGCTTCTCATCGTGACCCTCTTTCGGCTGTCTTTGAACGTCTCAGCCACCAAACTGATACTGCTCAAGGGCAACGCGGGTTCGGTTATCGAGGCATTCGGAAACTTCGTGGTGGGGGGCAACTACATAGTCGGGCTCGTCATATTCCTCATCCTCGTTATCATCCAGTTTGTGGTGATTACCAACGGCGCGGGGCGCGTGGCTGAAGTGGCCGCAAGGTTCACTCTAGATGCGATGCCGGGCAAACAGATGAGCATCGACGCGGATCTGAATGCAGGCATGATCACTGAGGATCAGGCGCGACGGCGTCGCCTCAAAATCCAGCAGGAAGCGGATTTCTACGGCGCGATGGATGGCTCCAGCAAGTTCGTGCGGGGTGACGCCATTGCGGGAATCATCATCATCGCAATCAACATTGTGGGAGGAATCCTCATCGGCATCGTGCAACTTGGGATTCCCGCAATGGAGGCCTTTGAGCGGTTTGCCCTGCTTACAGTGGGAGACGGACTCGTGAACCAGATACCGGCCCTACTGATCTCGACTGCCACTGGCATCGTAGTGACGAGAGCGGCATCCGAATCAGACCTAGGCCACGACTTCCAGGCTCAGATGCTTGCGCAGCCCAAGGCCGTGGGGATTGCGGCTGTGCTCTTGTTCGCAATTGGATTGGTTCCCGGCCTTCCCAAGGTCCCATTCCTTCTGCTGGGCGGCACGGCTGCGTGGTACGCCTACGGCCTGGCCAAGAAGGCCAAGGAGAAGGAGGAGGGGCCTCCAGATGAGGGCGTTCCTGTGAGGCCGACCTCCGATGAAGGAGAGGATGTGATGGCGCTCCTGCGGGTGGAGACAATGGAACTCAACTTCGGGTACGCTCTCATTCCTCTGGTCGATGTGGACCAGGGAGGCGACCTGAAGGATCGAGTTGCTGCAGTCAGGCGGCAGATCGCGCTGGAACTCGGCATTCTGGTGCCGTCGGTGCGTATCCGTGATGGTGTGCAGGCTAGGCCCAACGAGTACATTGTGAAGATCAAAGGGGTGGAAGTGGCGAGGGGAGAGGTCATCCCCGACTGCTTCATGGCGATGAACCCCGGCACTGCAACTGGGGACATCGACGGCAGCCCAACCAGGGAACCCGCCTTTGGCCTCCCGGCAGTCTGGGTTGCCGGCGCTCGAAGGTCGGAGGCCGAGATGATGGGCTACACTGTGGTGGATCCTGCCTCGGTGATCGCAACGCACCTGTCGGAGATCATTAAGGCCCATGCCCCTGAGCTCCTATCCAGGCAGGATACCCGGAACCTTGTGGATAACGTGAAGAAGACCTCGCCAGCCGTGGTGGAGGAACTGATTCCCGCGCAGATGAGCGTGGGCGAAGTGCAGCGAGTCCTTCAAAACCTGGTGAGGGAGAGGATATCCATTCGAGACCTCACTACTATACTGGAGGCCTTGGGTGATGCCTCAGGCGCCTACAAGGATGTGGACGCTCTTACGGAGTACGTCAGATCCAGGCTGGGCCGATCAATCTGCGCGCAGTACGCGGGGCCGGATGGAATGTCGGTGCTTACGATAGAGCCATCACTGGAGCAGCAGCTTCTTGAGTCCCTCGACATAACCGAGCATGGCGCCTATCTGGCGCCTGAGCCAAAGGTGTACAGGGCTTTGATGTCGAGCCTGGCCTCTGAGAGCGAACGGATGGCTGCTTCAGGGCTACAGCCCATGGTGCTAACGGCGAGCAACCTCAGGCCGCATTTCCGCCGCCTGATCGAGAGGGCCGCTCCTGCAGTGGTCGTCCTTTCCTACACTGAAGTGGTGCCGGAAGTAAGGGTAAATGCAGTCGGGATGGTGAGTTTGGGCAATGCGGGCTAA